A region of Streptomyces deccanensis DNA encodes the following proteins:
- a CDS encoding glycerophosphodiester phosphodiesterase, translating to MGTQEPRQSQDAKDANEQGRGTGRRALLGAAVLGAGGAVLGLPAAARADEATADARSAGHSGGGYRSLPVPTVIAHRGASGYRPEHTLGSYQLALDMGAHVIEQDLVPTKDGHLVCRHENDITGTTDVAVHPEFADRKTTKVVDGVTYTGWFTEDFTLAELKTLRAKERIPGNRQENTLYDGRWEIPSFEEVLRWADKEGRKRGRRVWLHVETKHPTYFRKLGLGLEEPLAKLLRKYDRHKKNSPVFLQSFEPSSIQRLNRLVDSPLVVLLSGAATRPWDFVEAGDPRTVADLVKPAGLAWIASYANGIGPTLDLIIPRDSGGNLTTPTTLVADAHAKGLILHPYTMRNENSFLPANFRKGTDANAYGDAFGAFKVYFDTGIDGIFTDNPDTGLLAHADFVGD from the coding sequence ATGGGGACGCAGGAGCCGCGGCAGTCGCAGGACGCGAAGGACGCGAACGAACAGGGCCGCGGAACGGGCCGACGTGCACTGCTCGGCGCCGCGGTGCTCGGCGCGGGCGGAGCGGTCCTCGGACTGCCGGCCGCGGCGAGAGCCGACGAGGCCACGGCGGACGCCAGGTCGGCCGGCCACTCGGGCGGCGGCTACCGGAGCCTGCCGGTGCCGACGGTCATCGCGCACCGAGGGGCCAGCGGCTACCGCCCGGAGCACACGCTCGGCTCGTACCAGCTCGCCCTCGACATGGGCGCGCACGTCATCGAGCAGGACCTCGTGCCCACCAAGGACGGCCATCTCGTATGCCGTCACGAGAACGACATCACCGGCACGACCGACGTCGCGGTCCACCCCGAGTTCGCCGACCGGAAGACCACCAAGGTCGTCGACGGCGTCACCTACACCGGCTGGTTCACCGAGGACTTCACCCTCGCCGAGCTGAAGACGCTGCGCGCCAAGGAGCGCATCCCGGGCAACCGGCAGGAGAACACCCTCTACGACGGCCGCTGGGAGATCCCCTCCTTCGAGGAGGTGCTGCGCTGGGCCGACAAGGAGGGCCGGAAGCGGGGCAGGCGCGTCTGGCTGCACGTCGAGACCAAGCACCCCACCTACTTCCGCAAGCTGGGCCTGGGCCTCGAGGAGCCGCTCGCCAAGCTGCTGCGCAAGTACGACCGGCACAAGAAGAACTCGCCGGTCTTCCTCCAGTCGTTCGAGCCGAGCAGCATCCAGCGGCTGAACCGGCTGGTGGACAGCCCTCTCGTCGTCCTGCTGTCCGGCGCCGCCACCCGCCCCTGGGACTTCGTCGAGGCCGGCGACCCGCGCACCGTCGCCGACCTGGTCAAGCCGGCCGGACTCGCCTGGATCGCCTCGTACGCCAACGGCATCGGCCCCACGCTGGACCTGATCATCCCGCGCGACTCGGGCGGCAACCTCACCACGCCGACCACCCTCGTCGCCGACGCGCACGCCAAGGGCCTGATCCTGCACCCCTACACGATGCGCAACGAGAACAGCTTCCTGCCCGCGAACTTCCGCAAGGGCACGGACGCCAACGCCTACGGCGACGCCTTCGGCGCGTTCAAGGTGTACTTCGACACCGGCATCGACGGCATCTTCACCGACAACCCGGACACCGGTCTGCTGGCCCACGCGGACTTCGTCGGCGACTGA
- a CDS encoding lysophospholipid acyltransferase family protein, with the protein MSRFALIKAVLGPIMRLMFRPRVEGAEHIPGDGPVILAGNHLTFIDSMVLPLVCDRQVFFIGKDEYVTGKGIKGRLMAWFFTGVGMIPVDRDGGRGGVAALMTGRRILDEGKVFGIYPEGTRSPDGRLYRGRTGIARLTLMTGAPVVPFAMIGTDKIQPGGAGVPRPGRVTVRFGEAMEFSRYEGMDRDRYVLRAVTDSVMAEVMRLSGQEYVDMYASKAKEAA; encoded by the coding sequence TTGTCCCGCTTCGCGCTCATCAAGGCAGTGCTCGGACCGATCATGCGCCTGATGTTCCGCCCTCGGGTGGAAGGCGCTGAGCACATTCCGGGGGACGGTCCGGTGATCCTCGCCGGCAACCATCTGACCTTCATCGACTCGATGGTCCTGCCGCTGGTCTGCGACCGGCAGGTCTTCTTCATCGGCAAGGACGAGTACGTCACCGGCAAGGGGATCAAGGGCCGTCTGATGGCCTGGTTCTTCACCGGGGTCGGCATGATCCCCGTCGACCGCGACGGCGGGCGGGGCGGGGTCGCCGCCCTGATGACCGGGCGGCGGATCCTGGACGAGGGCAAGGTGTTCGGGATCTACCCCGAGGGGACGCGGTCGCCCGACGGCCGGCTGTACCGGGGGCGGACCGGGATCGCCCGGCTGACGCTGATGACCGGGGCGCCGGTCGTGCCGTTCGCGATGATCGGGACGGACAAGATCCAGCCGGGCGGGGCGGGGGTGCCCCGGCCGGGGCGGGTCACCGTGCGGTTCGGTGAGGCGATGGAGTTCTCCCGGTACGAGGGGATGGATCGGGACCGGTATGTGCTGCGGGCGGTGACCGATTCCGTGATGGCCGAGGTGATGCGGTTGTCGGGGCAGGAGTACGTGGACATGTACGCATCCAAGGCCAAGGAAGCGGCCTAG
- a CDS encoding MFS transporter — MTSTLRPARTVEAEKRPGRWLALAVLVLAVLLVAVDATVLGLATPYISEDLAPSGTQLLWIGDIYSFVIAGLLVSAGSLGDRIGRKKLLLIGATAFGAISVLNAYATTPETMIVARALLGVAGATLMPATLALIRNLFHDPRERSLAIGVWGATASAGTAVGPVVGGFLLEHFWWGSVFLINLPVMAVLVLVGIKLLPESRHPNPGPWDMPSVGLSLVGMIGVVYAVKETATHGVDGNALAAGLFGVAGLFFFVRRQLTLPHPLLDMRLFRNRGFSGAVLADLLTILGLSGLVFFLSQFLQLVQGRRPLEAGLAELPAAIGAVAAGLIAGAAARRFSVRSVVAGGLAAIGLALALLTLVDRSTGYPLIGVALLVVGIGAGFSFTVTADVILSSVPKEQAGSASAVSETAYELGAALGIAVLGSIVTGVYRDFTAPAGTPEGAYESLGGAVDAAGRMPSDTAQAMLTSARESFVEGLTTAAGAGAAVLLATAAAAWFMLRDQHLENAA; from the coding sequence ATGACCAGCACCCTGCGGCCGGCCCGCACCGTCGAGGCGGAGAAGAGGCCGGGCCGCTGGCTCGCGCTCGCCGTCCTGGTGCTCGCTGTGCTGCTGGTGGCCGTCGACGCGACCGTCCTCGGTCTCGCGACCCCCTACATCAGTGAGGACCTGGCGCCCTCGGGCACCCAGCTCCTGTGGATCGGTGACATCTACTCGTTCGTCATCGCGGGCCTGCTCGTCTCGGCCGGCAGCCTCGGCGACCGCATCGGCCGCAAGAAGCTCCTGCTGATCGGCGCCACCGCGTTCGGCGCGATATCCGTGCTCAACGCCTATGCGACGACGCCCGAGACGATGATCGTCGCGCGGGCACTGCTCGGTGTCGCGGGCGCGACCCTGATGCCCGCCACGCTCGCCCTGATCCGCAACCTCTTCCACGACCCGCGCGAACGCAGCCTCGCCATCGGCGTATGGGGCGCCACGGCCTCCGCCGGTACGGCCGTCGGCCCGGTCGTCGGCGGCTTCCTGCTCGAACACTTCTGGTGGGGCTCGGTCTTCCTCATCAACCTGCCCGTGATGGCCGTCCTGGTCCTCGTCGGCATCAAGCTGCTCCCCGAGTCCCGCCACCCGAACCCGGGCCCGTGGGACATGCCCAGCGTCGGCCTGTCGTTGGTCGGCATGATCGGTGTCGTGTACGCGGTGAAGGAGACCGCCACCCACGGCGTCGACGGCAACGCGCTCGCCGCCGGCCTATTCGGTGTCGCCGGGCTGTTCTTCTTCGTACGCCGTCAGCTCACCCTGCCGCACCCGTTGCTGGACATGCGCCTGTTCCGCAACCGGGGCTTCTCCGGAGCCGTCCTCGCCGACCTGCTGACCATCCTCGGCCTGTCCGGCCTGGTCTTCTTCCTCTCCCAGTTCCTGCAACTGGTCCAGGGCAGGCGTCCGTTGGAGGCGGGCCTCGCGGAACTCCCGGCGGCGATCGGAGCGGTGGCCGCGGGGCTGATCGCCGGAGCCGCCGCCCGCCGCTTCTCCGTCCGCTCCGTAGTAGCGGGCGGCCTCGCGGCCATCGGTCTGGCCCTCGCCCTGCTCACCCTGGTCGACCGCTCCACCGGCTACCCGCTGATCGGCGTCGCCCTGCTGGTCGTCGGCATCGGCGCAGGCTTCTCCTTCACCGTCACCGCCGACGTCATCCTCTCCAGCGTCCCCAAGGAACAGGCGGGTTCTGCCTCGGCGGTCTCCGAAACGGCCTACGAGCTGGGCGCGGCCCTGGGCATCGCGGTCCTGGGCTCGATCGTGACGGGCGTGTACCGCGACTTCACGGCACCGGCGGGCACCCCGGAAGGGGCATACGAGTCACTGGGTGGCGCGGTCGACGCGGCGGGACGAATGCCGTCGGACACGGCCCAGGCCATGCTGACCTCCGCGAGGGAGTCCTTCGTGGAAGGCCTCACGACAGCGGCGGGCGCAGGCGCGGCCGTCCTCCTGGCCACCGCAGCAGCGGCCTGGTTCATGCTGCGCGACCAACACCTGGAAAACGCCGCTTAG
- a CDS encoding TetR/AcrR family transcriptional regulator has translation MAVDREHVLRSAAALLTRKSTATMDEVAKAAGISRATLHRHFAGRDALVRALEALGIEECEAALAAARPAEGLARDAVRRLVREIEPAAGLLAFLYTENQLFEGEGQHEGWARIDAAIATLFKRGQAAGEFRIDLTPAWLTEALYGLLASGAWAVSEGRVAPNDFTFMITELLLGGALRHPEHPSHPEHPSHPEDPREES, from the coding sequence ATGGCCGTCGACCGTGAACACGTGCTGCGCAGCGCAGCCGCCCTGCTGACCCGCAAGTCCACCGCGACCATGGACGAGGTCGCCAAGGCCGCCGGGATCAGCCGGGCCACGCTGCACCGCCACTTCGCCGGGCGCGACGCGCTCGTCCGGGCGCTGGAGGCGCTCGGCATCGAGGAGTGCGAGGCCGCGCTGGCCGCGGCCCGCCCGGCCGAGGGCCTGGCGCGTGACGCCGTACGCCGGCTGGTGCGCGAGATCGAACCGGCCGCGGGCCTGCTCGCCTTCCTCTACACCGAGAACCAGCTGTTCGAGGGCGAGGGGCAGCACGAGGGCTGGGCCCGGATCGACGCCGCCATCGCGACCCTGTTCAAACGCGGCCAGGCGGCGGGCGAGTTCCGTATCGACCTCACCCCGGCCTGGCTCACCGAAGCGCTCTACGGCCTGCTGGCCTCCGGCGCGTGGGCCGTCTCGGAGGGCCGCGTGGCTCCCAACGACTTCACCTTCATGATCACCGAACTGCTGCTCGGCGGCGCCCTGCGCCACCCCGAACACCCCAGTCACCCCGAACACCCCAGCCACCCCGAAGACCCGAGAGAGGAATCATGA
- a CDS encoding aldo/keto reductase has protein sequence MPFARLAAATTPTCHIGFGLAAVARPGYITLGRDADLGETRTVEALRTRTHELLDAAYAQGVRYFDAARSYGRSEEFLADWLRTRPGLDDVVIGSKWGYTYTADWTTDAEKHEVKDHSLPTYERQRAETAELLGDRLDLYQIHSVTPDSPALTDKELHARLAEAAAQGVTVGFSTSGPAQADAIRTALTVTVDGEPLFRTVQSTYNALETSAAPALAEAHDAGLTVIVKEGMANGRLAGPHAPDELRAVAERTGLGCDAVALAVVLRQPWAGVVLSGAATTNQLASNLHAAVVDLDDDELARLADLAEDPRTYWEKRGSLPWH, from the coding sequence ATGCCCTTCGCCCGACTGGCCGCAGCGACCACCCCCACCTGCCACATCGGCTTCGGTCTGGCCGCGGTCGCCCGCCCCGGCTACATCACCCTCGGCCGCGACGCCGACCTCGGAGAGACCCGCACCGTCGAAGCCCTCCGCACCCGCACCCACGAACTCCTCGACGCCGCCTACGCCCAGGGCGTCCGCTACTTCGACGCGGCCCGCTCCTACGGCCGCTCCGAGGAGTTCCTCGCCGACTGGCTCCGCACTCGCCCCGGCCTCGACGACGTGGTCATCGGCAGCAAATGGGGCTACACCTACACCGCCGACTGGACCACCGACGCCGAGAAGCACGAGGTCAAGGACCACAGCCTCCCCACGTACGAGCGGCAGCGCGCCGAGACCGCCGAGCTGCTCGGCGACCGGCTCGACCTCTACCAGATCCACTCGGTGACCCCGGACAGTCCGGCCCTCACCGACAAGGAACTCCACGCCAGGCTGGCGGAGGCGGCCGCCCAGGGCGTCACCGTTGGCTTCTCCACCAGCGGCCCGGCCCAGGCGGACGCCATCCGCACCGCCCTCACCGTGACCGTCGACGGCGAACCCCTCTTCCGTACCGTCCAGTCGACGTACAACGCGCTGGAGACCTCCGCCGCCCCCGCCCTCGCCGAGGCGCACGACGCCGGTCTGACCGTGATCGTCAAGGAGGGCATGGCCAACGGCCGCCTGGCAGGTCCGCACGCCCCGGACGAGCTCAGGGCCGTCGCCGAACGGACGGGCCTCGGCTGCGACGCGGTCGCCCTCGCGGTGGTCCTGCGCCAGCCGTGGGCCGGAGTCGTCCTCTCCGGCGCCGCCACCACCAACCAGCTCGCCTCCAACCTGCACGCGGCGGTCGTCGACCTCGACGACGACGAACTGGCCCGCCTCGCGGACCTCGCCGAGGACCCGCGGACGTACTGGGAGAAGCGCGGCAGCCTGCCCTGGCACTGA
- the argH gene encoding argininosuccinate lyase translates to MSSNSGDVRLWGARFADGPAEALAKLSASVHFDWRLAPYDIAGSRAHARVLHKAGLLTEDELSRMIAGLDQLETDVASGAFVGTVADEDVHTALERGLLERLGPDLGGKLRAGRSRNDQVATLFRMYLRDHARTIGGLIADLQDALIGLAEAHPDVAMPGRTHLQHAQPVLFAHHVLAHVQSLSRDAERLRQWDERTAVSPYGSGALAGSSLGLDPEAVAKDLGFEHGSSANSIDGTASRDFVAEFAFVTAMIGVNLSRIAEEVIIWNTKEFSFVTLHDAFSTGSSIMPQKKNPDIAELARGKSGRLIGNLTGLMATLKALPLAYNRDLQEDKEPVFDSIDQLEVLLPAFTGMMATLTVHRERMEELAPAGFSLATDIAEWLVKQGVPFRVAHEVAGECVKAAEAENKELNDLTDDQFAKISSHLTPEVRTVLNVPGALASRNGRGGTAPSAVATQLADIKQDVTAQHAWANAKKS, encoded by the coding sequence GTGAGCAGCAACAGCGGTGACGTACGGCTCTGGGGCGCCCGTTTCGCCGACGGTCCCGCCGAGGCCCTGGCGAAGCTGTCCGCGTCCGTCCACTTCGACTGGCGGCTGGCCCCGTACGACATCGCGGGCTCCCGCGCCCACGCGCGCGTGCTGCACAAGGCGGGCCTGCTCACCGAGGACGAGCTGTCCCGGATGATCGCGGGCCTCGACCAGCTCGAAACGGACGTGGCCTCGGGCGCGTTCGTCGGCACCGTCGCCGACGAGGACGTGCACACCGCCCTGGAGCGCGGTCTCCTGGAGCGTCTCGGCCCGGACCTGGGCGGCAAGCTGCGCGCCGGCCGGTCCCGGAACGACCAGGTCGCGACCCTCTTCCGGATGTACCTGCGGGACCACGCCCGTACGATCGGCGGCTTGATCGCCGACCTCCAGGACGCGCTGATCGGCCTGGCGGAGGCCCACCCGGACGTGGCCATGCCCGGCCGCACCCACCTCCAGCACGCGCAGCCGGTGCTCTTCGCCCACCACGTCCTCGCCCACGTGCAGTCCCTCTCCCGGGACGCCGAGCGGCTGCGCCAGTGGGACGAGCGCACCGCGGTCTCCCCGTACGGCTCGGGCGCCCTGGCCGGTTCCTCCCTCGGCCTGGACCCGGAGGCGGTCGCCAAGGACCTCGGCTTCGAGCACGGCAGCTCGGCGAACTCCATCGACGGCACCGCGTCCCGCGACTTCGTCGCCGAGTTCGCCTTCGTCACCGCGATGATCGGGGTGAACCTCTCCCGGATCGCCGAGGAGGTCATCATCTGGAACACGAAGGAGTTCTCCTTCGTGACCCTCCACGACGCGTTCTCGACGGGCTCGTCGATCATGCCGCAGAAGAAGAACCCGGACATCGCGGAGCTTGCGCGGGGCAAGTCCGGCCGCCTGATCGGCAACCTGACGGGCCTGATGGCGACGTTGAAGGCCCTCCCCCTGGCCTACAACCGCGACCTCCAGGAGGACAAGGAGCCGGTCTTCGACTCGATCGACCAGCTGGAGGTCCTCCTCCCCGCGTTCACCGGCATGATGGCCACCCTCACCGTCCACCGCGAGCGCATGGAGGAACTGGCCCCGGCCGGCTTCTCCCTCGCCACCGACATCGCCGAGTGGCTGGTCAAGCAGGGCGTCCCCTTCCGGGTCGCCCACGAGGTCGCCGGCGAGTGCGTCAAGGCCGCCGAGGCCGAGAACAAGGAACTGAACGACCTGACGGACGACCAGTTCGCCAAGATCTCCTCCCACCTCACCCCCGAGGTCCGCACCGTCCTGAACGTCCCGGGCGCCCTCGCCTCCCGCAACGGCCGAGGAGGCACGGCCCCGAGCGCGGTCGCGACCCAACTGGCGGACATCAAGCAGGACGTGACGGCCCAGCACGCCTGGGCAAACGCCAAGAAGAGCTGA
- a CDS encoding pyridoxamine 5'-phosphate oxidase family protein — translation MGKTYERIDGRLRTFIEAQPLFFTATAPLAADGTVNLSPKGLKGSFVILDERTVAYLDFAGSHAETIAHLRENGRITLMWCAFQGPPTIVRVHGTGEPVFRDDPRFAGLLARFPDIDPAPHGLRAIIVVRAEHIRDSCGYAVPFMAYEEERDLHGRRFAREDDDSLSAYFSSKDQIATSMDGLPGLPLPLPPSVA, via the coding sequence ATGGGAAAGACCTACGAGCGCATCGACGGCCGCCTGCGTACGTTCATCGAGGCACAGCCACTGTTCTTCACCGCTACGGCGCCCCTGGCCGCCGACGGCACGGTCAATCTCTCCCCCAAGGGCCTCAAGGGCTCGTTCGTCATCCTCGACGAACGGACCGTCGCCTACCTGGACTTCGCCGGCTCCCACGCGGAGACGATCGCGCATCTGCGCGAGAACGGCCGGATCACCCTGATGTGGTGCGCCTTCCAGGGCCCGCCCACCATCGTCCGCGTGCACGGCACGGGCGAGCCTGTCTTCCGCGACGACCCGCGCTTCGCCGGACTCCTCGCCCGCTTCCCCGACATCGACCCCGCGCCGCACGGTCTGCGCGCGATCATCGTGGTCCGCGCCGAGCACATCCGCGACAGCTGCGGCTACGCGGTGCCGTTCATGGCGTACGAGGAGGAGCGCGACCTGCACGGCCGGCGTTTCGCGCGCGAGGACGACGACTCGCTCAGCGCCTACTTCAGCTCCAAGGACCAGATCGCGACCAGCATGGACGGCCTCCCGGGGCTGCCACTGCCGCTGCCGCCGTCCGTCGCCTGA
- a CDS encoding ferric reductase-like transmembrane domain-containing protein — translation MRRIRPRRSPAVPLLIIFFAGVAAVVWLWWDNTPSIADQGSKMVNAGRITGLLGGYMMALVVLQMARVPALERRVGSDRVARWHAMTGRYTLCLVVAHVVLTMYGYALQAGLTHTAILQQTIDSINQLPDMGKAAIGTGLLVLIGLMSIGPVRKRIPYDFWYHTHLLTYAATFLTFWHQISTGNEFAVTPAAKTGWYALYGSVTALVLWYRIITPIRLNMRHRLRVEAVIEESPGIVSVLMSGRKLHRMGAEAGQFFRWRFLAPGMRFSSHPYSLSAAPRPNMLRITVKAIGDHSTALRDLEPGTRVWAEGPYGALTAGKRSRGKVLLVAGGVGITPMRALFETLPGAAGDLTLLYRANTTQDLALWDELALIAEERGARLMYAVNSPDGERPDISPDSLRRKIPDIESHDVFLCGPPGFAQNVYEALRGAGVPTRRIHHESFEM, via the coding sequence ATGCGCCGCATCCGACCTCGCCGCTCCCCCGCCGTCCCGCTGCTGATCATTTTCTTTGCGGGCGTGGCCGCGGTGGTGTGGCTGTGGTGGGACAACACGCCCTCCATCGCCGACCAGGGCAGCAAGATGGTCAACGCCGGCCGGATCACCGGTCTGCTCGGCGGCTACATGATGGCCCTGGTGGTCCTCCAGATGGCCCGGGTGCCCGCGCTGGAACGCCGCGTCGGCTCCGACCGGGTCGCCCGCTGGCACGCGATGACCGGCCGCTACACGCTCTGCCTGGTCGTCGCGCACGTCGTCCTCACGATGTACGGCTACGCGCTGCAGGCCGGTCTCACCCACACCGCGATCCTGCAGCAGACCATCGACTCCATCAACCAGCTGCCGGACATGGGCAAGGCCGCCATCGGCACCGGTCTGCTGGTGCTCATCGGGCTGATGTCGATCGGCCCGGTGCGCAAGCGGATCCCGTACGACTTCTGGTACCACACGCACCTGCTGACGTACGCGGCCACGTTCCTGACGTTCTGGCACCAGATCTCCACCGGCAACGAGTTCGCCGTCACGCCCGCGGCAAAGACCGGCTGGTACGCGCTGTACGGGTCGGTGACCGCGCTGGTGCTCTGGTACCGGATCATCACGCCGATCCGGCTCAACATGCGGCACCGGCTGCGGGTCGAGGCGGTCATCGAGGAGTCGCCCGGCATCGTCTCCGTGCTGATGAGCGGGCGCAAGCTGCACCGGATGGGCGCGGAGGCCGGGCAGTTCTTCCGGTGGCGGTTCCTCGCCCCCGGCATGCGGTTCAGCTCGCACCCGTACTCCCTGTCGGCGGCGCCCCGCCCCAACATGCTGCGCATCACGGTCAAGGCGATCGGCGACCACAGCACGGCCCTGCGTGACCTGGAGCCCGGCACCCGGGTGTGGGCCGAGGGCCCGTACGGGGCGCTGACGGCCGGCAAGCGCAGCCGCGGCAAGGTGCTGCTGGTGGCCGGTGGTGTGGGCATCACGCCGATGAGAGCCCTGTTCGAGACGCTGCCCGGCGCGGCCGGTGACCTGACCCTGCTCTACCGGGCCAACACCACGCAGGACCTGGCCCTGTGGGACGAGCTGGCGCTGATCGCCGAGGAGCGCGGGGCGCGGCTGATGTACGCGGTGAACAGCCCGGACGGCGAACGCCCGGACATCTCACCGGACTCGCTGCGCCGCAAGATCCCGGACATCGAGAGCCACGACGTCTTCCTGTGCGGGCCGCCCGGTTTCGCGCAGAACGTCTACGAGGCCCTGCGCGGCGCGGGCGTCCCGACCCGGCGCATCCACCACGAGTCGTTCGAGATGTGA
- a CDS encoding FMN-binding protein has protein sequence MKKSHPIRRTLLATAATVSGIVLLLSLKPASDPAGSVQAGAAGGAPSAQGGVAAGAQTLTGTAVQTDYGPVQVRITVNGGKITNAETVQQPSGGRSTQISADAIPKLNQAAVAAGSAEIDAVSGATYTSAGYKESLQAALDQAGKAQDSGAQVLTGTTVQTDYGPVQVRITVSGGKITNAEAIQAPSGGRSTQITGDSVPKLNQAAVAAGSAEIDAVSGATYTSAGYKESLQAALDQAGKAQGSGSEVEAGGSQDAGGGAEDGADAGSGGAAAGGGQATGTQVLTGSTIQTDYGPVQVRVTVTDGKITNAEALQQPSGGRSTQISGNAIPKLNQNAVSAGSADIDAVSGATYTSGGYKQSLQSALDQAG, from the coding sequence ATGAAGAAGAGCCACCCCATCCGGCGGACCCTGCTCGCCACCGCCGCCACCGTGTCCGGCATCGTGCTGCTGCTGTCGCTGAAGCCGGCCTCCGACCCGGCCGGATCGGTCCAGGCGGGGGCGGCAGGGGGCGCTCCTTCGGCGCAGGGCGGGGTGGCGGCCGGAGCGCAGACCCTCACCGGCACCGCCGTCCAGACCGACTACGGGCCGGTGCAGGTCCGAATCACCGTCAACGGCGGCAAGATCACCAACGCCGAGACGGTGCAGCAGCCCAGCGGCGGGCGCTCCACCCAGATCAGCGCCGACGCGATCCCCAAGCTCAACCAGGCGGCCGTGGCCGCGGGCAGCGCCGAGATCGACGCGGTCTCGGGCGCCACCTACACCAGCGCCGGCTACAAGGAATCCCTCCAGGCCGCGCTGGACCAGGCCGGCAAGGCGCAGGACTCGGGCGCGCAGGTGCTCACGGGAACCACCGTGCAGACCGACTACGGGCCGGTGCAGGTCCGGATCACCGTCAGCGGCGGCAAGATCACCAACGCCGAGGCGATCCAGGCGCCGAGCGGTGGTCGCTCCACCCAGATCACCGGCGACTCGGTGCCGAAGCTCAACCAGGCGGCGGTGGCGGCCGGCAGCGCCGAGATCGACGCGGTCTCGGGCGCCACCTACACCAGCGCCGGCTACAAGGAATCCCTCCAGGCCGCACTGGACCAGGCCGGCAAGGCACAGGGCTCCGGCTCCGAGGTCGAGGCGGGCGGCTCGCAGGACGCGGGCGGCGGCGCCGAGGACGGCGCGGACGCCGGGAGCGGCGGGGCCGCGGCCGGGGGCGGGCAGGCGACGGGCACCCAGGTGCTCACCGGTTCCACCATCCAGACGGACTACGGGCCGGTGCAGGTCCGGGTCACGGTCACCGATGGCAAGATCACCAACGCCGAGGCGCTGCAGCAGCCCAGCGGCGGCCGTTCGACCCAGATCAGCGGCAACGCCATCCCGAAGCTCAACCAGAACGCCGTCTCGGCAGGGAGCGCTGACATCGATGCTGTCTCGGGCGCCACGTACACCAGCGGTGGCTACAAGCAGTCCCTCCAGTCCGCGCTGGACCAGGCCGGCTGA
- a CDS encoding FAD:protein FMN transferase: MAEPAGAAAPAQLRHAEEVMGTVFSFDIRGGEPGAVEAALQEAVAGLHAVDEVFSTYREHSQISRLARGEATIEECDAEVAEVLELCAEAERLSDGWFSATYEGRFDPTGLVKGWATERAASRLVEAGVVGVSVNGGGDVQLCGVPGPDRPWRVGVADPLRPGGLAAVVTAAGADRLAVATSGTAERGAHIVDPRTGKSAVTDLVSVTVVAPRLTWADCWATAAFAMGSREGLAWLESLEDTEALLITAGDEVRCTGGLARRLG, encoded by the coding sequence GTGGCCGAACCCGCCGGGGCCGCCGCGCCCGCCCAACTGCGGCACGCCGAGGAGGTCATGGGCACCGTCTTCTCGTTCGACATCCGGGGAGGCGAGCCCGGTGCGGTCGAGGCCGCGCTGCAGGAGGCGGTGGCCGGGCTCCACGCCGTGGACGAGGTGTTCAGCACCTACCGCGAGCACAGCCAGATCTCCCGGCTCGCCCGGGGCGAGGCGACGATCGAGGAGTGCGATGCCGAGGTCGCCGAGGTGCTCGAACTGTGCGCCGAGGCCGAGCGGTTGAGCGACGGCTGGTTCAGCGCGACGTACGAGGGCCGCTTCGATCCGACCGGCCTCGTGAAGGGGTGGGCCACCGAGCGGGCCGCGTCGAGGCTGGTCGAGGCCGGGGTGGTCGGGGTGAGTGTGAACGGGGGTGGCGATGTGCAGCTGTGCGGTGTGCCCGGGCCGGACCGCCCGTGGCGTGTCGGGGTCGCTGATCCTCTCCGGCCCGGGGGGCTGGCGGCGGTCGTCACGGCCGCCGGCGCGGATCGGCTGGCGGTGGCCACGTCGGGTACGGCCGAGCGCGGGGCGCACATCGTCGACCCCCGCACGGGCAAGTCCGCCGTCACCGACCTCGTCTCGGTGACGGTGGTCGCCCCTCGCCTGACCTGGGCCGACTGCTGGGCCACGGCCGCGTTCGCGATGGGTTCGCGGGAGGGGCTGGCGTGGCTGGAGTCCTTGGAGGACACGGAGGCCCTCCTGATCACAGCGGGCGACGAGGTCCGCTGCACGGGGGGATTGGCGCGGCGGTTGGGTTGA